A single genomic interval of Nostoc commune NIES-4072 harbors:
- the leuC gene encoding 3-isopropylmalate dehydratase large subunit — MSKGTLFDKVWDLHTVGTLPSGLTQLFIGLHLIHEVTSPQAFAMLRERGLKVLFPERTVATVDHIVPTENQARPFADNLAEEMIQALEKNCQENNITFYNIGSGSQGIVHVIAPELGLTQPGMTIACGDSHTSSHGAFGAIAFGIGTSQVRDVLASQTLALSKLKVRKIAVHGTLNPGVYAKDVILHIIRSLGVKGGVGYAYEFAGTTFEQMNMEERMTVCNMAIEGGARCGYVNPDQVTYDYLKGRDFAPIDADWDQAVAWWESIKSDADAQYDDIVLFNATEISPTVTWGITPGQGIGVNQSVPQPEELLEEDRFIAEEAYRYMDLYPGQPIKGTKIDVCFIGSCTNGRITDLREAAKIAKGRHVAEGIKAFVVPGSERVKEEAEAEGLDKIFQEAGFEWREPGCSMCLAMNPDKLQGRQISASSSNRNFKGRQGSSSGRTLLMSPAMVATAAIKGEVSDVRELL, encoded by the coding sequence ATGAGCAAAGGTACCCTGTTTGATAAAGTTTGGGACTTACACACCGTTGGTACACTTCCCTCAGGACTGACGCAACTATTTATCGGGCTTCACCTAATTCATGAAGTCACCAGTCCCCAAGCCTTTGCTATGTTACGCGAGAGGGGTCTAAAAGTACTGTTTCCAGAACGGACTGTGGCCACAGTCGATCATATTGTGCCTACAGAAAACCAGGCGCGTCCCTTTGCCGATAACTTGGCAGAGGAAATGATCCAGGCGCTTGAAAAGAACTGTCAAGAAAATAACATAACTTTTTACAATATCGGTTCTGGTAGCCAGGGTATAGTTCACGTAATCGCTCCAGAACTTGGGCTGACTCAGCCAGGAATGACGATCGCTTGTGGAGATAGTCATACTTCCAGTCATGGAGCATTTGGTGCGATCGCATTTGGTATTGGTACTAGTCAAGTCCGGGATGTTCTCGCTTCCCAAACCCTGGCCCTCTCCAAACTGAAAGTCCGCAAAATCGCAGTTCACGGTACTCTCAACCCTGGAGTTTACGCCAAAGATGTAATTTTACATATCATCCGCTCACTTGGTGTTAAAGGTGGCGTAGGCTATGCTTACGAATTTGCCGGTACGACATTTGAGCAAATGAATATGGAAGAGAGGATGACTGTCTGCAATATGGCGATCGAAGGCGGTGCTAGATGCGGCTACGTTAATCCCGATCAAGTCACCTACGATTACCTCAAAGGCAGAGATTTTGCACCCATTGATGCAGATTGGGATCAAGCAGTGGCTTGGTGGGAATCCATCAAAAGTGATGCTGATGCCCAGTACGATGATATAGTGCTATTCAACGCTACAGAAATTTCTCCTACCGTTACCTGGGGGATTACTCCCGGTCAAGGTATTGGTGTCAACCAGTCAGTGCCTCAACCGGAAGAACTGCTAGAAGAAGACCGATTTATTGCTGAAGAAGCTTACCGTTATATGGATTTATATCCAGGTCAACCGATCAAGGGTACTAAAATAGATGTCTGCTTTATTGGTAGTTGCACCAACGGCAGAATTACTGATTTGCGAGAAGCGGCAAAAATCGCCAAAGGTCGCCACGTTGCAGAAGGAATCAAAGCCTTTGTTGTCCCAGGTTCTGAAAGGGTGAAAGAAGAAGCGGAAGCTGAAGGACTGGATAAAATCTTTCAGGAAGCCGGATTTGAGTGGCGAGAACCGGGATGTTCTATGTGTCTGGCGATGAACCCCGATAAACTACAAGGAAGACAAATCAGTGCTTCTTCCTCCAACCGCAACTTTAAAGGAAGACAGGGTTCCTCTTCCGGTCGGACATTGTTAATGAGTCCGGCGATGGTCGCCACAGCTGCGATTAAAGGCGAAGTCTCTGATGTGCGCGAGTTGCTGTAA
- the leuD gene encoding 3-isopropylmalate dehydratase small subunit, with protein MVSEVKTVSGRGIPLVGNDIDTDRIIPARYLKAVTFDGLGEGAFIDDRTALKGEHPFDQPQYQGANILIVNRNFGCGSSREHAPQAIAKWGIQALIGESFAEIFFGNCVAMGIPCVTADAVTIKQLQDLVAANPQAAVTVNLETLQVQIGDYTAPVAIGEGTRSTFISGTWDACGQLVANADQVRVTAAKLPYVGWGNFAAS; from the coding sequence ATGGTGAGCGAAGTTAAAACAGTTTCAGGGCGCGGTATACCTTTAGTGGGTAATGATATAGATACTGATCGCATCATTCCCGCGCGATATTTGAAAGCCGTTACCTTTGATGGGTTAGGTGAAGGCGCGTTTATTGATGACCGGACAGCACTTAAAGGTGAACATCCCTTTGACCAACCCCAGTACCAAGGGGCAAATATTTTAATAGTCAATAGAAATTTTGGCTGTGGTTCATCACGGGAACATGCACCCCAAGCGATCGCAAAATGGGGAATCCAAGCTTTAATCGGTGAAAGCTTTGCCGAAATCTTTTTTGGTAACTGTGTGGCAATGGGTATACCTTGTGTGACAGCCGATGCTGTTACTATTAAACAATTACAAGATTTAGTCGCTGCTAATCCCCAAGCCGCCGTAACAGTGAATCTGGAAACCTTGCAAGTACAAATTGGTGATTACACTGCCCCAGTTGCGATCGGTGAAGGGACAAGAAGCACATTTATTTCTGGAACTTGGGACGCTTGCGGTCAGTTGGTAGCCAATGCTGACCAAGTTCGGGTAACAGCAGCAAAATTACCATACGTAGGTTGGGGCAATTTTGCTGCAAGTTAA
- a CDS encoding acyl-CoA thioesterase produces the protein MSEEKPSQSKLPPTSALDNPSSPEFENWFEYPVRVQPHQTDYAGLVWHGSYIAWMEEARIECLRSIGIEFADLVAIGCDLPVVELSVRYHRSIKLGMAVLVKTRMAEVTGVRINWDYAIVSTDGQQLYATAKVTLVALDSERGKIMRQLPASVKDALAKISALNKN, from the coding sequence ATGTCAGAAGAAAAACCTAGCCAATCAAAACTACCACCAACCAGCGCTCTTGACAATCCATCAAGTCCTGAATTTGAGAATTGGTTTGAATATCCTGTCAGAGTGCAACCTCACCAAACTGATTATGCCGGTCTTGTCTGGCACGGTTCCTATATAGCTTGGATGGAAGAAGCACGGATTGAATGCTTGCGATCTATAGGGATTGAATTTGCTGATTTAGTCGCTATAGGTTGCGATTTACCAGTAGTAGAACTGTCGGTGCGCTATCACCGTTCAATTAAATTGGGTATGGCAGTGTTGGTAAAAACGCGCATGGCTGAGGTGACTGGTGTACGAATCAATTGGGATTATGCCATTGTCTCAACTGATGGGCAACAATTGTACGCCACTGCCAAGGTAACTTTAGTAGCTTTAGATAGCGAAAGAGGTAAAATTATGCGTCAGTTGCCGGCGAGTGTTAAGGATGCACTGGCTAAAATTTCAGCATTAAATAAAAATTGA
- a CDS encoding beta strand repeat-containing protein, protein MAVTWSPFSRPTNGADTGTSDTASDNFSGFGGNDTLIGGAGDDTLNGGAGSDLLLGGDGIDLLAGEGGSDTIIGDRGNDIFIGGAGDDRLIWNNGDGSDRISGNAGDDVVEVNGAGGAGDTFRLEQDAQGRAIFDRLNLVPFTLTVDTAESFEVNGAGGDDIFDVNDLTQTSISAVSFTGGGGNDSLDGSGTSTPLTGSGNVGNDTLIGGAGDDTLNGGADSDLLRGGDGIDLLAGGGGSDTIIGDRGNDIFIGGAGDDRLIWNNGDGSDRISGNAGDDVVEVNGAGGAGDTFRLEQDAQGRAIFDRLNLVPFTLTVDTAESFEVNGAGGDDIFDVNDLTQTSISAVSFTGGGGNDSLDGSGTSTPLTGSGNVGNDTLIGGAGDDTLNGGADSDLLRGGDGIDLLAGGGGSDTIIGDRGNDIFIGGSGNDRLIWNNGDGSDRISGNADDDVVEVNGAAGAGDTFRLEQDAQGRAIFDRLNLVPFTLTVDTAESFEVNGGGGDDIFDVNDLTETSISAVSFTGGAGNDFLDGSDTSTPLSGFGGNGSDTLYGGAGDDSLYGDAGNDFLRGGNGNDLLTGGGGSDRFVFNSGAQYNNAALGVDKIADFNRASDRIVLDQTTFLGLNNLSDIQIVANDAAAATSFRLITYSLGTGNLFFNPNLRSPGFGTGGLFANIDNDNNPFTAAPVLAATNFEIVG, encoded by the coding sequence ATGGCAGTAACTTGGAGTCCATTCTCACGGCCAACTAATGGAGCAGATACAGGTACTAGTGATACTGCTTCTGATAACTTCAGTGGTTTTGGTGGAAATGACACCCTAATTGGTGGCGCTGGAGATGACACCCTTAATGGTGGCGCTGGTAGTGACTTGCTACTAGGTGGCGATGGGATTGACTTGCTAGCCGGTGAGGGCGGAAGCGATACCATAATAGGCGATCGCGGCAATGATATCTTCATTGGTGGAGCCGGCGATGACCGACTCATTTGGAACAACGGTGACGGTAGCGATAGAATTAGCGGTAACGCTGGCGATGATGTGGTTGAGGTCAACGGCGCAGGAGGTGCGGGAGACACCTTCCGTCTAGAACAAGATGCTCAAGGCAGAGCAATCTTTGATCGGCTTAACCTAGTTCCTTTCACCTTGACTGTAGACACCGCAGAAAGCTTTGAAGTCAATGGTGCCGGAGGCGATGACATCTTTGATGTTAACGACTTGACACAAACTAGTATAAGTGCAGTCAGCTTTACAGGCGGTGGTGGCAATGACTCCCTTGATGGTAGCGGCACATCTACACCTTTAACTGGCTCTGGTAATGTTGGAAATGACACCCTAATTGGTGGCGCTGGAGATGACACCCTTAATGGTGGCGCTGATAGTGACTTGCTACGAGGTGGCGATGGGATCGACTTGCTAGCCGGTGGGGGCGGAAGCGATACCATAATAGGCGATCGCGGCAATGATATCTTCATTGGTGGAGCCGGCGATGACCGACTCATTTGGAACAACGGTGACGGTAGCGATAGAATTAGCGGTAACGCTGGCGATGATGTGGTTGAGGTCAACGGCGCAGGAGGTGCGGGAGACACCTTCCGTCTAGAACAAGATGCTCAAGGCAGAGCAATCTTTGATCGGCTTAACCTAGTTCCTTTCACCTTGACTGTAGACACCGCAGAAAGCTTTGAAGTCAATGGTGCCGGAGGCGATGACATCTTTGATGTTAACGACTTGACACAAACTAGTATAAGTGCAGTCAGCTTTACAGGCGGTGGTGGCAATGACTCCCTTGATGGTAGCGGCACATCTACACCTTTAACTGGCTCTGGTAATGTTGGAAATGACACCCTAATTGGTGGCGCTGGAGATGACACCCTTAATGGTGGCGCTGATAGTGACTTGCTACGAGGTGGCGATGGGATCGACTTGCTAGCCGGTGGGGGCGGAAGCGATACCATAATAGGCGATCGCGGCAATGATATCTTCATTGGTGGATCTGGCAACGACCGACTGATCTGGAACAACGGTGACGGTAGCGATAGAATTAGCGGTAACGCTGATGATGATGTGGTTGAGGTCAACGGCGCAGCAGGTGCGGGAGACACCTTCCGTCTAGAACAAGATGCTCAAGGCAGAGCAATCTTTGATCGGCTTAACCTAGTTCCTTTCACTCTGACTGTAGACACCGCAGAGAGCTTTGAAGTCAATGGTGGCGGAGGCGATGACATCTTTGATGTTAACGACTTGACAGAAACTAGTATAAGTGCGGTCAGTTTTACAGGCGGTGCTGGCAATGACTTCCTTGATGGTAGTGACACATCTACACCGTTAAGCGGCTTTGGTGGTAACGGTAGTGACACCCTTTATGGTGGCGCTGGCGATGACAGCCTCTATGGTGATGCTGGTAATGACTTCTTAAGAGGTGGCAATGGTAATGATCTCCTGACAGGGGGTGGTGGTAGCGATCGCTTCGTGTTCAACTCAGGCGCTCAGTACAATAATGCTGCTCTAGGTGTAGATAAAATTGCTGATTTCAACCGTGCTTCTGATAGAATTGTCCTGGATCAGACAACTTTCCTTGGACTCAACAATCTATCTGATATTCAGATAGTTGCTAATGATGCAGCAGCTGCAACTAGCTTTAGACTCATTACTTACAGTCTTGGAACTGGCAATTTGTTCTTCAACCCAAACTTGAGATCACCAGGCTTTGGGACAGGTGGACTGTTTGCCAACATTGATAACGATAACAATCCATTCACAGCAGCGCCAGTATTGGCAGCTACGAACTTTGAGATTGTTGGGTAA
- the dxr gene encoding 1-deoxy-D-xylulose-5-phosphate reductoisomerase, translating into MKAITLVGSTGSIGTQTLDIVTQYPDQFRIVGLAAGNNVEMLAAQIRQFRPEIAAICSEDKLPALKEAIIDLDPQPILLAGEAGVIEVARYGDAQTVVTGIVGCAGLLPTIAAIEAGKDIALANKETLIAGAPVVLPLVEKHGVKLLPADSEHSAIFQCLQGVPKGGLRKILLTASGGPFRDWDVEKLADVTVADALKHPNWSMGRKITVDSATLMNKGLEVIEAHFLFGLDYDDIEIVIHPQSIIHSLIELQDTSVLAQLGWPDMRLPLLYALSWPDRIYTDWERLDLVKAGNLTFREPDHQKYPCMQLAYAVGKAGGSMPAVLNAANEQAVALFLSEEIRFLDIPRCIEWVCDRHQNDNRSNPSLDDILTADKWARQEVLTATEKLETHSRIISLR; encoded by the coding sequence GTGAAAGCGATTACTCTTGTTGGTTCCACTGGTTCTATTGGTACTCAGACTTTAGATATTGTCACTCAGTACCCAGATCAGTTTCGGATTGTGGGATTGGCAGCTGGGAACAATGTAGAGATGTTGGCTGCTCAAATTCGGCAGTTTCGACCGGAAATAGCAGCCATTTGCTCAGAAGATAAATTACCAGCGCTCAAAGAAGCTATCATTGACCTCGATCCCCAACCTATTTTACTGGCTGGTGAGGCGGGAGTGATAGAAGTCGCTCGCTACGGCGATGCTCAAACCGTTGTCACTGGGATCGTTGGTTGTGCTGGTTTGCTACCCACGATCGCAGCTATTGAAGCTGGTAAAGATATTGCCTTAGCGAACAAAGAAACCTTGATTGCTGGGGCCCCTGTGGTTCTACCCCTAGTCGAAAAACATGGTGTAAAATTACTCCCTGCCGATTCCGAACATTCCGCAATATTTCAATGCCTCCAAGGTGTACCAAAGGGAGGCTTGCGGAAAATTTTGCTGACTGCATCTGGTGGGCCTTTCCGAGACTGGGATGTAGAAAAGTTAGCAGATGTAACCGTTGCTGACGCCCTCAAGCATCCTAATTGGTCGATGGGGCGTAAAATCACAGTAGACTCTGCTACTTTGATGAATAAAGGATTGGAAGTAATTGAGGCTCACTTCCTGTTTGGGTTGGATTATGACGATATCGAAATTGTCATTCATCCCCAGAGCATTATTCACTCACTGATTGAACTGCAAGATACTTCAGTTTTAGCCCAACTCGGTTGGCCGGATATGCGCTTACCTTTGCTGTATGCGCTATCTTGGCCCGATCGCATTTACACTGACTGGGAACGACTAGATTTAGTCAAAGCTGGAAACTTAACCTTCCGTGAACCAGATCACCAAAAGTATCCTTGTATGCAGTTAGCTTATGCTGTGGGTAAAGCTGGTGGTTCGATGCCAGCTGTGTTAAATGCCGCAAATGAGCAAGCTGTAGCTTTATTTTTATCAGAAGAAATTCGGTTTTTAGATATTCCCCGGTGTATCGAATGGGTGTGCGATCGCCATCAAAATGATAACCGTTCTAATCCCTCTTTAGATGACATTTTGACAGCAGATAAATGGGCAAGACAAGAAGTTTTAACAGCGACTGAAAAGTTAGAAACTCACTCGCGGATAATTTCTTTGCGATAA